DNA from Hyalangium gracile:
CAGCGACGTCGCCGCGGGGCTCGGCTGGGTGCGGACGATCTCCCCGGCCACCTTGTCCAGCTGCGCGTCGTACTTCTTGTAGTTGGAGGTGGGGGTGAGCTCGGCGGTGATCTCCACGTCGTCCGGCGTCACCTCCATGAGCTGGCCGTGCTGCCGGAAGCCGGGGCGGTCCAGCCGCAGCATGTGCTTGCCCACCTGCATGGGGCCCACCGTCATCGGCGTGTAGCCCTGGAACTCGCCGTCCACGTAGACGCGCGCACCCGCGGGCCGGGACTTCACCGTCGCGCTGCCGCGCATCACCGAGGAGCGGCCCGTGGCCACCTGGGCGCGCAGCGAGATGAAGTCCTTGTTGTAGCGCTTGGTGCTCAGCTCGAAGGTGGGGTTGAGCGCCATCAGATCGATGAGGTTGAGCTTGGCCTCCTCGATGTCTCCGCGCTGGTTCAGCACGGCGGCGTACAGGGCAGTGGCCTCGCACAGCTCGGTGCACGAGCGCATCGCCCCGACGGCCCCCTGCAGCTCCTTGAGGGTGGCGCGCAGCTTGCGCTCCGCGTCCTCGTACTCCTTGGCCTCGTAGGCCGCCAGGCTCTCCTCGAGCCCCTTGGTGCCGCGCTTGAGCGAGGCCTGCGCCTCCTCATCCGCCGGCATGCCGAACAGCTCCTCGGGCTTCTTCACCGTGAAGCCGGAGAACTGCTCGAGCGCCTCGTTCATGTACGTCTCGAGCTTGACCGTGCTGCTCTCAGCCCCCTGATCCATGGGGATGAGCAGGGCGCTGATGCGCCGGGCCGTCGGCGGCGGCGCGGCCAGGGCAACAGCGGGAAGGAGTGCGAGCACCAGGGCTTTCATGCGGAGACCTCGATACCTGCCGGACGCGAGCGCACGGGCAGCCATTCAATCCCGTCGCTAGAAGCCCAGCCCAGGCATGCCGGAGATGGGACCCAGCGGGCCACCATTGCCGCGGCGATCCTGAGTCGCGTAGAGGATACCACCCGTCACGACGGCCGCACCTCCCACGACGGCCGCCCAGAACCAGGGCTTCTTGACGAGGGGCGGCAACTTCGACGGAGACGAGGGCCCGGCCACCGGCCTGCCCGTCAGGAAGCCGTGCACCTGATCCGCCGCCGCCACGGTGCTCTCCTCCGGATCCTTGGAGTCCGGCTTGAGCTCCACCCCGCGCAGCCGGTTCTTCGTGCGCACATCCCACACCTGCAGCTCCGCCTGGGCGCTCTTCTTCTGCTGCACCGCGGCAAGGACCACGTAGCGCGCGCCCACCTTCTCCGCGAGGGTGGCGACGTCGGGGGGCATGGTGTCGGCGTCGAACGCCCGCTCGGAGGCGGCCCGGGCGGCGGCGGCGCGCACCTCGACCAGGGCCGGCAGCGGCTCGAGCTGGGGCTTCAGCTCGGACGTCTTGCCCGAGGCCACCTGGGGGTAGGAGGCGTAGGGCACGTGGCCGGGCAGGGAGATGACCACGGGCTGGCGGCCCGGGTGGACCTCCACGCTCTTGAGCGGGGTGACGCCCACGTCCTCGCCGCGCACCGTCACGCGGGCCCCCGAGGGCTTCGAGTCGATGGCGAGCATGCCCGGCTTCTGCGCGTTGAACTCCTTCTGCGCGTCGCGGAAGGCGGCCTGCACGTCCGAGCCGAAGAGGGTGGAGTCCGGCTGCGCGAGCGGATCGGCGGCCAGCGCGCGCAGGAAGGACGACTTCGCGCCCTGCTTGTCCCCGTTGAGCAGCTGGCAGGCGCCCAGGAAGACGAGCGTCTTGGAGAGCCGCTGCGGCTTGAAGGCTCCCGGATGCTTCTCATAGGCATCCGCCGCGGCGGTGAACTTCGCGGCGGCGGCCTCGGGATCCAGGTTGTCGTACTCCGTCTTCCCGGCCTCGTAGAGCGCGTCGGCCTCTTTCAGCGAGGCGGGCGGAGGAGGAGGGAAGGCCGAGGCCAGGTCCACGAGCTCTACGTCCGGCTTCGCGGCCAGCGCCCGGGTGAGCTCCTCCTGGATACGGGTGGCGGCCGGCTCGGCGTTGCTGGCGCGCGGGACGGCGAACACCACGAGCCCATTCTCGAGCACCTTCCGGGCGGGGGGCTCGGGGGGAGGCGGCGGCTCCGGCTGCGCCACGGGCTCGGGCGTCGGCTCGGGCGCGGGCTCCACCTTGGTGGGCGCCGGCTTCTTCTTGCCGCGGCGGGACGACTGGGCTTCAGCATTGACGCTCAGGGCGAGCGCCAGGAGGAGGAGGAGGCGAGCGGTGAACACGGCGGCGGATGCTACCCGAGCCTGCCCCCCAGACACCATTCCCCGGCGGGTGTCGGGCCATCCGCCCGATGACGGAGGGGGGAGCCATGACGGCCCGGCGCCCCTCCGGCACGGCTCAGCGGATCAGACGTCGAGCTCCTCGACGTCGCCGGCGCGCTCCATGATGAACTTGAAGCGCGCGCTCACGTCCTTGCCGAGCAGGTCATTGATGACCCGGTCGGTCTCCAGGGCGTTGTCGATGGTCACCTTGAGGCTCTTGCGGTTCTTGGGGTCGAGCGTGGTCATCTTCAGCTCGTCGGCGGTCATCTCGCCCAGACCCTTGAAGCGCATGATGTTGGGCTTGGCGTTGCCCTTGGCCTTCTCCTGGATGATGCGGTCGCGGTCTGCCTCGTCCAGCGCCCAGTACGTCTCCTTGCCGATGTCCACGCGGTAGAGCGGGGGCTGGGCGATGTGGACGGCGCCGCTCTCGATGAGCGGGCGCAGGTGCCGGTAGAAGAAGGTGAGCAGCAGCGTGGCGATGTGGTGGCCGTCGCTGTCGGCGTCCATCATCAGGAAGACGCGGCCGTAGCGCAGCTTGGAGATGTCGAAGTCCGAGCCGATGCCGCAGCCCAGGGCGCTGACGATGTCCTGGAGCTCCTTGTTGGTGGCCACCTTGTCGGTGGAGGCCTGCTCGGCGTTGAGCACCTTGCCGCGCAGCGGGAGGATGGCCTGGGTCTTCCGGTCTCGGCCCTGCTTGGCGCTGCCGCCTGCGGAGTCACCCTCGACGATGAACAGCTCGCTGGTGCCGGGATCCGTGGAGGAGCAGTCCGCCAGCTTGCCGGGCAGGTTGAGCCGGTGGCTGACGGCGGACTTGCGGCTGACGGCCTGGGAGGCGGCGCGGCTGGCCTCGCGCGCGCGGGCGGCGAGGATGATGCGGGCCACCACCGCCTCGGCGATGGACTTGTTGTCGTTGAGCCACTTCTCCAGCGCCGGGCGCAGCACGCCGTCCACCTGGGCGGTGACTTCCGGGTTGTTGAGGCGGCCCTTGGTCTGGCCCTGGAACTGCGGCTCCACCACGTAGACGGAGAGGATGGCCGTCATGCCCTCGCGGATGTCCTCCGCGGTGAGGGTGACGCCCTTGGGCGTCAGGTCATGCGTCTCGATGTAGTTGCGCACGGCCTTCACGACGGCGCCGCGCAGGCCCGCCTCGTGCGTGCCGCCCTGCGCGGTGGGGATGCCGTTGACGTAGGAGCGGATGGTCTCATCCGTGGCCTCCGTCCACACCAGGGCGGCCTCCAGGCGCACCCCGTTGTCGCGCGAGTGGTAGAAGCCGGTGCTCGCGGGCGGCACCACGGGCTTGGCGCGCTCGGCCACCCACCTGGTGAGGTACTCGGCGATGCCGCCGTCGTGCTTGTAGGTGACGTGCACGTGCGGGTGGGCCGTGTCGTCCTTCCAGACGACCGTCATGCCCTTGTGCAGGTAGCTCTTGGCCTCCAGCCGCTCGCGGATGAGCTCGGCGTCGAACTTCTGCTTCTCGCCGAAGATCTCCGGATCGGGCTCGAAGGTGATGGAGGTGCCGGTGCCGCGCACCGGGGCGCCGTCCGCCTTGAGCGGGCTGGTGGGCTTGCCGCGCGCGTACGTCTGGACGTGGCGCTTGTGGTCCTTCTTGATCTCCACCACCATCTTGCGCGACAGGGCGTTGACCACGGAGCTGCCCACGCCGTGCAGACCGCCCGAGTGGATGTAGTTGCCCTGCTCGAACTTGCCGCCCGAGTGAAGCGTGGTGAGGATGACCTCCACCGCCGGCTTCTTGTACTTGGGCATGATGTCCACGGGGATGCCGCGCCCGTTGTCCGTCACCGTGATGGTGCGCCCATCCTTGTGGAGCGTGACTTCCACGGTGGAGGCGTAGCCGTTGATGACCTCGTCCACCGAGTTGTCGAGGATCTCCCACAGCAGGTGGTGATAGCCCGCGCTGTCGGTGCCTCCGATGTACATGGCCGGGCGCTTGCGCACCGGCTCCAGGCCCTCGAGGACCTGGATGTCCGCACCTGTGTACGTGTCCTTCTTCGTCGCCATGGCGTCCCTCGACTACTCTTTCTTCTGCTCGGGCAGCGGGATGAAGGTGACGGGCCGCGTCACTTCCTTCACCGCGTCCTTGCGCGACATCTCGTGACCCTTGCCGCCGCGGCCCGTCACCTCGTACTTCGCCGGGTGCAGGCTCAGCTTGCGGCCCTTCTGCGTCTCGAACTCGATGGCCCTGTCCTTCTGGCCCGGTGGCACCGCGAGGAACTCCACCACGCGGTCCTGCTCCTCCACCTTGATGACCATCACGCCCTTGCCAGGGCCCTGCAGCTCGTTCACCTCGTTTGCCTTGCAGACCAGGGCGCTCGTCTTCTCGGTGAGCACCGCGAGCAGATCCTTCTCGCCCACCGGCTGCACGCCGATGATCTCGTCGCCCTCGCCCGTCTTGGCGTAGCGGCGGCCGGAGCGGGTGGACACCTCCGTGTGGCCCTCCAGCGCGAAGCGCAGGCCCAGGCCATCCTTGGTGACGGCGATGAGCTTCTCGGGCCTGGCCAGCCGCGTGTCCAGCGACAGCGCGCCGACGATGCGCTCGTTGTCGTCGAACTTGAACAGCTTCTGCACCGGATCGCCGTAGCCGGTGGAGGCCGGCACGTCGTTGAAGCGGGTGACGTAGGCGGCGCCCAGGTTGCTGAAGAGCACCAGGTTGGCCTTGAGGCTGCCGGCCAGCACCGTCATCACCGCGTCGCCCTCGCGCAGACGCGTGGTGGACGGATCCTTGATCTCCTTCACGCGCTTGATCCAGCCGTCGCGGGTGAGGACCACGTGGGCGTCCTCGTCGGCGATGAAGGCCTCCTCGCTGAACTCCACCTCCTCGGAGCCGGCGCCGCCGATGCGCGTGCGCCGCTTGTCGGCGTAGGCGGCCTTGATCTCGTCCAGCTCCGTCTTGACGGTGCCCCAGATCTTCTTCTTGTCCTTGAGGATGCCCTCGATGCGCTTGATCTCCGCGCGCTTCTCCCCGAGCTCCTTCTGGACGACGAGGATCTCCAGCCGCGCCAGCTTGTAGAGCTTCATCTCCAGGATGGCGTCCACCTGGAGCTCGTCCAGGTCGAAGCGCTTCATCAGCTTCTTCGCCGCGTCCTGCTTGCCCTCGGAGGCGCGGATGATCTTCAGCATCTCGTCGAGCGCGTCGTAGACCTTCTCGAAGCCCTCGAGGATGTGGACGCGCTTCTGCAGCTCGCCCAGCTCGTGCTGGAAGCGCTTGGTGACGACCTCGAAGCGGAAGTCGAGGAAGTACTGGAGGATGCTCTTGAGATCCAGGCGGCGGGGCGCGCCCACCTCCGGGTTGTCCGTGGGCACCAGGCAGGTGAGGTTCACGCCGAAGTTGGTCTGCAGCGGCGTGTGCTTGAAGAGGTAGGCCATCACCAGCTCGGCGCTGGCGTCCTTCTTGATCTCCAGGACGATGCGCACCTCCTTGGTGGACTCGTCGCGCACGTCCAGCAGCAGCGGCAGCTTCCGCTCGCGCACCAGGTCGCCAATCTTGGCCACCAGGTTGCTCTTGTTCACCGTGTAGGGGATGGAGGTGATGATGATCTGCTGGCCGCCGCGCTTGAGGTCCTCCACCTCGTACTCGCCGCGGATGCGGATGCTGCCCTGGCCCGACTCGTAGATCTCCCGCAGCTCCTGCTTGGAGTTGAGGATCTGCCCGCCGGTGGGGAAGTCCGGGCCCTTGATGAACTTCATCAAGTCACGGACGGAGGCCTCCTTGTCCTGGATGAGCATCACCAGGGCGTCACACAGCTCGCCCAGGTGGTGGGGCGGGATGTTGGTGGCCATGCCCACCGCGATGCCGGTGGTGCCGTTCATCAGCAGCTGCGGCACGCGGGCGGGGATGACGATGGGCTCGAAGAGGGTCCCGTCGTAGTTGGGGCGGAAGCCGACCGTCTTCTTGCCCAGCTCGCCGAGCAGCTCGCTGGCGATGCCCGCCATGCGGCACTCGGTGTAGCGCATGGCCGCCGCGGCATCTCCGTCCAGCGAGCCGAAGTTGCCGTGGCCGTCCACCAGCGGGTAGCGCAGGGAGAAGTCCTGCGCCATGCGCACCAGCGCGTCGTAGATCGCGGTGTCGCCGTGCGGGTGGTACTGGCCCATGATGGTACCGACCACCTTGGCCGACTTCTGGTACTTGGCGTCCTGGGTGAGCCGGTGGTCGTGGTACATGCCGTAGAGGATGCGGCGCTGCACCGGCTTGAGGCCGTCGCGCACGTCGGGCAGGGCACGCGAGGTGATGACCGACAGGGCGTAGTTGAGGTAGCGCCGGCGGGCCTCCTCGGCGAGCGGGGCCGAGACGGACTCTCCACCGCCACCGCCAGCACCCCCGGCCTTGCCGCCTCCCGAGCCTCCGTTGCCCGAGGCGTCCTGCTTCTTGCGTGTCTTGGTATCGGCTTGTGCGAGCATGCTCATGTGTTCAGGCAAAGGAACATCCGTTCCCCGAACGCGGCGCGCGCCTCGCGCACTCCACGCTCCCGGACGCGGTGTGTGTCTGTCGGCCCGCCTACCATGGCCCACTGACAAAGGGAACGAAATCGAGGGGTTGCGACCGCTCGTGATCGCAATATCTATACAGGCGTTCAGTGAAACGCGCCATGGGAACCTGCTCCCAAGGCGTGGAAATCACGAACCCCGAGCCTGGCTGGCCGGTGGGTGATCGGGACGGCGCGTGTGGGTGGAAGCGCGCTCAGCCGTTGTCGTCGGACGGGGGAGGGATGTTCCCGGGGCGCTGGGTGGGGGCGTTCCACTTGTCCGAGGAGGAGGAGGACGAGGAGGAACCGGACGACGAGCCGGACGAGGAGCCGGAGCCGTAGCGAGCGCCCGAGCCCCCGCTCTTGCTGGAGCCCCTGCCGCCGCTGTTGCCGCGGAAGATCTTCACGTTGGCGCTCGAGCCGCCGCCGCCGGCGAGCATGCCAGCGATCGTCGCCTGGATCGCCTTGGCGGCGGGCGGGTGGTAGACGACGCGCACCTTGCGGCCGGAGGGCAGGGTGGCGCTGGTGGCGTCGATGAGCAGGTAGACGGTGTTCTCGTCGAGCTGGACGCGCTCCGGATCCTGCCGGTTGTCGAGGTCCGCGAGGGCCTCGCCCTGATCGACGGACTTGATGTCATTGGTGAGCTGGCGCACCTTCACGCGCAGCTGGGCGCTGGAGCTGTCGCCCCGGTACTCGCGGGTGCCCAGGACGACGACGGCCAGGTCCGCGCCAGTCTCCGGCGTCTTGCCGAGCTGGATGCCGGTGGTGTTGTTGGCGTCGGTGTCGAGGAAGATGGTGGCGTTGGCGCAGCGGCTCTTGCAGGCCTCGCCCCAGGGCTCCTTGTCGAAGCGCAGGCGCATGGCGAAGTCGCTGCCCTGGGGGGCGACGAGGGCCTCGACGATGAGGGGGCGCTCCTCGTCCTCGGGCGGGGTGTAGCGGAAAGTCGCCTTGGGGGGCGCGGCGACGCTCAGGCTGGCGGTCAGGGTGCAGGCGAGCGTCAGCAGCGGTCTCTTCACGAGGGGCCTCCAGGGCAGGGCTGGACAACGGTTCACGAGTGGAGCGAGTCGTAGCTGGAGCCGAGCTTACCCGCATTCATTAGAGTCTCGCAGCGCCCCGTGGAGGTACGGGGGAGGAGGCATGCCCATGGAGAAGCCGTACGTCCGCCAGCTGAAGCTCGGACCGATGGACAACTTCGTGTACCTGGTGGGGGCCGAGGGCTCGCCCGAGGTGCTGGTGGTGGACCCTGCGTGGGACGTGGCGGCCATCGAGCGGGCGGTGGTGGAGGAGGGCAAGCAACTGGTGGGGGCGTTCGTCTCGCACTGCCACAAGGACCACACCAACGGGCTGCCGGAGCTGCTGGCGCGGCACGATGTGCCCGTCTACGCCCAGCGCGAGGAGGTGGCCTTCTCGGAGGACCTGCGCGCGCTGGCCGGGGATGCCCTG
Protein-coding regions in this window:
- a CDS encoding PEGA domain-containing protein, producing the protein MKALVLALLPAVALAAPPPTARRISALLIPMDQGAESSTVKLETYMNEALEQFSGFTVKKPEELFGMPADEEAQASLKRGTKGLEESLAAYEAKEYEDAERKLRATLKELQGAVGAMRSCTELCEATALYAAVLNQRGDIEEAKLNLIDLMALNPTFELSTKRYNKDFISLRAQVATGRSSVMRGSATVKSRPAGARVYVDGEFQGYTPMTVGPMQVGKHMLRLDRPGFRQHGQLMEVTPDDVEITAELTPTSNYKKYDAQLDKVAGEIVRTQPSPAATSLGKSLSIDRGLLGTVKDLGPNGTELVVGFFDLQSGKKLASRRVVLQGDEYGMAKAEMGRLVNYLVNNGLGGGEKKVKASDPLENRHGMEDWNAEDQGGRRQVTEKKGKNGDPLDGVNGTEDW
- a CDS encoding PEGA domain-containing protein — translated: MFTARLLLLLALALSVNAEAQSSRRGKKKPAPTKVEPAPEPTPEPVAQPEPPPPPEPPARKVLENGLVVFAVPRASNAEPAATRIQEELTRALAAKPDVELVDLASAFPPPPPASLKEADALYEAGKTEYDNLDPEAAAAKFTAAADAYEKHPGAFKPQRLSKTLVFLGACQLLNGDKQGAKSSFLRALAADPLAQPDSTLFGSDVQAAFRDAQKEFNAQKPGMLAIDSKPSGARVTVRGEDVGVTPLKSVEVHPGRQPVVISLPGHVPYASYPQVASGKTSELKPQLEPLPALVEVRAAAARAASERAFDADTMPPDVATLAEKVGARYVVLAAVQQKKSAQAELQVWDVRTKNRLRGVELKPDSKDPEESTVAAADQVHGFLTGRPVAGPSSPSKLPPLVKKPWFWAAVVGGAAVVTGGILYATQDRRGNGGPLGPISGMPGLGF
- a CDS encoding DNA gyrase/topoisomerase IV subunit B; the encoded protein is MATKKDTYTGADIQVLEGLEPVRKRPAMYIGGTDSAGYHHLLWEILDNSVDEVINGYASTVEVTLHKDGRTITVTDNGRGIPVDIMPKYKKPAVEVILTTLHSGGKFEQGNYIHSGGLHGVGSSVVNALSRKMVVEIKKDHKRHVQTYARGKPTSPLKADGAPVRGTGTSITFEPDPEIFGEKQKFDAELIRERLEAKSYLHKGMTVVWKDDTAHPHVHVTYKHDGGIAEYLTRWVAERAKPVVPPASTGFYHSRDNGVRLEAALVWTEATDETIRSYVNGIPTAQGGTHEAGLRGAVVKAVRNYIETHDLTPKGVTLTAEDIREGMTAILSVYVVEPQFQGQTKGRLNNPEVTAQVDGVLRPALEKWLNDNKSIAEAVVARIILAARAREASRAASQAVSRKSAVSHRLNLPGKLADCSSTDPGTSELFIVEGDSAGGSAKQGRDRKTQAILPLRGKVLNAEQASTDKVATNKELQDIVSALGCGIGSDFDISKLRYGRVFLMMDADSDGHHIATLLLTFFYRHLRPLIESGAVHIAQPPLYRVDIGKETYWALDEADRDRIIQEKAKGNAKPNIMRFKGLGEMTADELKMTTLDPKNRKSLKVTIDNALETDRVINDLLGKDVSARFKFIMERAGDVEELDV
- a CDS encoding DNA gyrase/topoisomerase IV subunit A, with translation MLAQADTKTRKKQDASGNGGSGGGKAGGAGGGGGESVSAPLAEEARRRYLNYALSVITSRALPDVRDGLKPVQRRILYGMYHDHRLTQDAKYQKSAKVVGTIMGQYHPHGDTAIYDALVRMAQDFSLRYPLVDGHGNFGSLDGDAAAAMRYTECRMAGIASELLGELGKKTVGFRPNYDGTLFEPIVIPARVPQLLMNGTTGIAVGMATNIPPHHLGELCDALVMLIQDKEASVRDLMKFIKGPDFPTGGQILNSKQELREIYESGQGSIRIRGEYEVEDLKRGGQQIIITSIPYTVNKSNLVAKIGDLVRERKLPLLLDVRDESTKEVRIVLEIKKDASAELVMAYLFKHTPLQTNFGVNLTCLVPTDNPEVGAPRRLDLKSILQYFLDFRFEVVTKRFQHELGELQKRVHILEGFEKVYDALDEMLKIIRASEGKQDAAKKLMKRFDLDELQVDAILEMKLYKLARLEILVVQKELGEKRAEIKRIEGILKDKKKIWGTVKTELDEIKAAYADKRRTRIGGAGSEEVEFSEEAFIADEDAHVVLTRDGWIKRVKEIKDPSTTRLREGDAVMTVLAGSLKANLVLFSNLGAAYVTRFNDVPASTGYGDPVQKLFKFDDNERIVGALSLDTRLARPEKLIAVTKDGLGLRFALEGHTEVSTRSGRRYAKTGEGDEIIGVQPVGEKDLLAVLTEKTSALVCKANEVNELQGPGKGVMVIKVEEQDRVVEFLAVPPGQKDRAIEFETQKGRKLSLHPAKYEVTGRGGKGHEMSRKDAVKEVTRPVTFIPLPEQKKE